From a single Sulfolobus sp. E5-1-F genomic region:
- a CDS encoding molybdopterin-dependent oxidoreductase, which yields MVHACTRDCYDTCIFDDNHKPLDIFPFNGFTCSRGIADLKRNSLNRIDNVYIEGESSNIDNALDLIIKEIRKRKKEEILHVEYDGNQGLLTWYFPARLWNVMGTASTDYSICSAEGHEAIKLHYRNSIGALPDDFPKYDSFVIWGSELVFSFIHGWNIIKDKHKVTIDVRVSETAKRSDRYYIVKPGSDVYLAIGIMKKLFEKNWVDLSLLDDPEKLRKYVFSFKDEELENATGLDSSKIDELAEIYYYRRPLTIIGFALGRSINGGDAISLISLIPALIGMKRGFFYANSQGLGIDFKYLRGLHKYTPSRIVGMAEVGKEIEEGKITFMFVWNSNPLHSLPMSDRIYEAVNEGKLFLVVHDPFWSETAKIANVVLPAPTYLEKEDVVYSYWHNYLVYNKPMLSKRGLTEVELMRLLAVKLEISDDIIFEDEWLAISKATGVDITELKTKGFIKLSPKYPEDKVRVEPLPDKLKKPDGNIIVFSSHPNYTNSQFKEIYGDKKGVVYNSELEGIGYLSTNYGKVKVMFKKDTSIPRGVFFIHKSFLFDLNGKPINSIIGFAKGKYGNTPIINTDSVNAIKA from the coding sequence ATGGTTCACGCTTGTACGCGAGATTGTTATGATACTTGTATATTTGATGATAATCATAAACCACTTGATATATTTCCTTTTAATGGGTTTACATGTTCTAGGGGTATAGCGGATTTAAAGAGGAACTCGTTAAATAGAATTGATAACGTTTACATTGAAGGAGAGTCAAGTAATATAGATAATGCATTAGATTTAATAATTAAGGAAATAAGAAAACGGAAAAAAGAGGAAATTCTTCACGTCGAGTATGACGGGAACCAAGGTTTATTAACGTGGTATTTTCCGGCAAGGCTATGGAACGTAATGGGCACAGCGTCAACTGACTACTCAATATGCAGTGCAGAAGGTCATGAGGCAATTAAGCTACATTATCGTAACTCAATAGGCGCTCTACCAGACGATTTCCCCAAGTATGATTCATTTGTCATATGGGGAAGCGAATTAGTATTTAGTTTCATTCATGGTTGGAATATAATTAAAGATAAGCATAAGGTGACAATCGATGTTAGAGTATCTGAAACGGCTAAGAGGAGTGATAGATATTATATTGTAAAACCTGGAAGCGACGTATATTTAGCTATAGGGATCATGAAAAAGTTATTTGAGAAAAACTGGGTTGATTTGTCACTTCTAGATGATCCAGAGAAATTAAGGAAATACGTTTTCTCATTTAAGGATGAAGAACTCGAGAACGCTACCGGTCTGGATTCCTCTAAAATTGATGAATTAGCTGAAATTTATTATTATAGAAGACCTTTAACAATTATTGGATTTGCACTAGGCAGGAGTATAAACGGTGGTGATGCCATATCACTAATCTCATTAATACCTGCACTGATTGGAATGAAGAGGGGCTTTTTCTATGCCAATTCGCAAGGGCTTGGAATAGATTTTAAATATTTAAGAGGACTTCACAAGTACACTCCTTCAAGAATTGTAGGTATGGCAGAAGTTGGTAAAGAGATTGAAGAGGGTAAGATAACTTTTATGTTTGTTTGGAACTCTAATCCTTTACACTCATTACCAATGTCTGATAGAATATACGAGGCTGTAAATGAGGGTAAGTTATTTCTTGTTGTACATGATCCATTTTGGTCTGAGACTGCGAAGATAGCTAATGTAGTGTTACCCGCTCCTACTTATCTTGAGAAAGAGGATGTTGTCTACAGTTATTGGCATAATTATCTAGTTTACAATAAGCCAATGCTATCTAAAAGAGGTTTAACTGAGGTCGAATTAATGAGATTGTTAGCTGTAAAACTAGAGATTAGTGATGACATTATATTTGAGGACGAATGGTTAGCTATAAGTAAAGCTACCGGAGTTGATATTACAGAGCTAAAGACTAAAGGATTCATAAAGCTGTCACCTAAATATCCAGAAGATAAGGTAAGAGTAGAACCACTTCCAGATAAGCTCAAGAAGCCTGATGGAAATATTATTGTCTTTTCCTCACACCCTAATTATACTAATAGTCAATTTAAGGAAATTTATGGTGATAAGAAAGGCGTTGTGTATAATTCAGAATTAGAGGGTATAGGTTATTTATCAACAAACTATGGTAAGGTTAAGGTTATGTTTAAGAAGGATACTTCAATCCCAAGAGGGGTGTTCTTTATTCATAAATCTTTCTTGTTTGATCTTAACGGTAAGCCTATCAATAGTATTATAGGTTTTGCTAAGGGAAAATATGGTAATACACCAATAATTAATACAGATTCCGTGAATGCCATAAAAGCTTGA
- a CDS encoding sodium:calcium antiporter, translating into MVWFLILKLIILLILVAFSATLMARGTRELERSFGKGIAGGLILGFVNALPETIIVIQAVLNGFYDIALGSALGGNILLLTLGIGLVSIFYYLKYKSNTITLDNDINIEYSSFLIAVVILGIAVAYGKLNYYMGLFLISPYIYYIYKRYKNYRNMSKNGKSKGSIIKGLTYVIIGGLPLIFISKYLISTISSIASMFNVSPLILAILITPIAAELEENLTAIKLISDSPSSVTTALMNFIGSKLENMTLLLGIVGIYQTVSLRSSLLYLLLILATSLFALGIINDRNIKIREGLSLFGIYAILIVILLRFSA; encoded by the coding sequence TTGGTGTGGTTTTTAATATTAAAGCTTATAATCTTACTTATTCTAGTTGCGTTTTCAGCCACTTTAATGGCTAGGGGGACAAGAGAGCTAGAGAGGTCTTTTGGCAAAGGAATAGCTGGAGGATTAATATTAGGCTTTGTAAATGCGTTACCGGAAACTATTATTGTAATTCAGGCCGTTTTGAATGGTTTTTATGATATTGCATTAGGTTCTGCTTTGGGTGGGAACATATTGCTACTCACCTTAGGGATAGGGCTTGTTTCTATTTTTTATTATCTAAAGTACAAGTCTAATACCATTACTCTAGATAATGATATAAATATAGAATATAGCTCATTTCTAATAGCAGTTGTAATCTTAGGTATAGCAGTTGCGTATGGTAAGTTAAACTACTACATGGGGCTCTTCTTGATTTCTCCTTATATATACTATATTTATAAGAGGTATAAAAATTACAGAAATATGTCTAAAAATGGAAAGAGTAAGGGTAGCATAATAAAGGGTCTAACTTACGTTATAATAGGAGGTCTACCGTTGATTTTTATATCCAAGTATTTAATTTCCACTATAAGTAGCATCGCGAGCATGTTTAATGTGTCACCACTAATACTCGCAATACTGATAACTCCTATTGCCGCAGAGTTAGAAGAAAATCTGACTGCAATAAAATTAATATCTGATTCACCATCAAGTGTAACCACAGCATTAATGAATTTTATAGGTAGTAAGTTGGAGAATATGACATTACTCTTAGGTATAGTAGGTATTTATCAAACAGTCAGTCTTAGGTCATCCCTACTATATCTTTTGCTCATACTAGCTACAAGTCTATTTGCCTTAGGAATCATAAATGATAGAAATATAAAAATCAGAGAGGGATTATCTCTATTTGGGATTTATGCAATTCTAATTGTAATTCTATTAAGGTTTTCAGCTTAA
- a CDS encoding universal stress protein: protein MKVIIAYDGSDHAKKALFFALNLIKKEDEIHLVTVVKEAPRSAEQVIIQSEQKAKQMQDEVVNEFGDYKIVQKILESNDVADAILQYCNNIGCGLIVTGSRGLTGIKKAILGSVSSALVSKSNVPVLVVK, encoded by the coding sequence ATGAAAGTAATTATAGCATATGATGGTTCAGATCACGCTAAAAAAGCCCTATTTTTTGCGTTAAATTTAATTAAAAAGGAGGACGAAATACATCTAGTCACAGTAGTAAAAGAAGCACCTAGAAGTGCAGAGCAAGTCATAATACAGAGTGAACAAAAAGCGAAGCAGATGCAAGATGAAGTAGTAAATGAGTTTGGAGATTATAAAATAGTACAAAAAATTTTAGAAAGTAATGATGTAGCTGATGCAATATTGCAATACTGTAATAATATAGGATGTGGTCTCATAGTAACTGGTAGTAGAGGACTTACTGGAATTAAGAAGGCGATATTGGGAAGTGTATCGAGTGCTTTAGTTTCAAAGTCTAATGTTCCTGTTTTAGTCGTTAAGTAA
- a CDS encoding winged helix-turn-helix domain-containing protein: protein MLVKRSILFIISVTIFHIGLLVSKHHNYRFSNCPFLVYIPLTSNFIADTKCRYNLLKILELIEEAEDGLTVEYISSSLNLSRKSVRMYLNKLGSNGLIERVGDKYKITEKGRNLIRSLKLSGF, encoded by the coding sequence ATGCTTGTCAAAAGGTCAATATTATTTATCATAAGTGTAACTATATTCCATATAGGTTTGTTGGTGTCTAAACATCATAATTACAGATTTTCTAACTGCCCATTTTTAGTATATATTCCCTTAACTTCTAATTTTATAGCAGATACCAAATGCAGATATAACTTGTTGAAAATTTTAGAGTTAATTGAGGAAGCAGAAGATGGTTTAACGGTAGAATATATATCTTCTAGTCTAAATTTAAGTAGGAAATCTGTTAGGATGTATTTAAATAAATTAGGGTCTAACGGATTAATAGAACGTGTTGGCGATAAATACAAAATAACTGAAAAGGGAAGAAATCTAATAAGGAGTCTGAAACTTAGCGGTTTTTGA
- a CDS encoding APC family permease yields the protein MSNKNRIFVRETSGLIKNVSLWDAVALNIGNMSAGVALFESISPYIQQGGVLWLASLIGFIFAIPQLLIYVSLTSKIPRTGGDYVWISRSLNGGLGSTMALAVMIESTAYFALVAFFTSSAISTALTVIGEYQHSPMLLSIANNVIVDPYAVTPTLLQSLIIYGISALVFVIIILLNIFRAKWGYRLVSVLGIFSMATLVLAMIVLALNSGDFYSKISTLITANNLNVTIPSSRGAFLPSSISWSATLFLLPFFALYTYPWMQAGPAVAAEFKGKKTIRWNLPIALIITGILVTSAFLEMDLIGGYNFNLEAYPTFLYNFWTAAIAVASNPILQWIIALGLIVWNIYILAYGVIVFARYVFALSFDRVLPTKFSEVNKYGSPVYAHVFDLSLTLILLLVPVFSIGAALSLYGATILGSLYFLVVSVAGIAFGIKEKNYILSTAGVISAGYFAYLTYVAATNPDFGFMTSSGPNLVTTIFVIGTLVVSALVYVVSKIIHKRKGIDIDLAFKEIPPE from the coding sequence GTGAGCAACAAAAACAGAATATTCGTAAGGGAGACTTCCGGTTTAATAAAGAATGTATCATTATGGGATGCGGTTGCGCTCAATATAGGCAATATGTCAGCTGGAGTAGCACTATTTGAATCAATATCACCATATATACAACAAGGAGGAGTCTTGTGGTTAGCCTCATTAATTGGCTTTATTTTCGCTATACCGCAATTACTAATTTATGTATCTTTAACGTCGAAAATCCCAAGAACTGGTGGAGATTACGTATGGATTTCGAGAAGCCTAAATGGTGGTTTAGGATCTACAATGGCTTTAGCAGTAATGATAGAGTCTACAGCCTACTTCGCGCTGGTAGCGTTTTTCACGTCTTCTGCAATAAGCACTGCGCTAACAGTAATAGGTGAATATCAACACTCTCCCATGCTCTTAAGCATTGCCAATAACGTGATAGTTGATCCCTATGCAGTAACACCAACTTTACTACAAAGTTTAATAATCTATGGAATCTCTGCGTTGGTTTTCGTGATAATAATTCTCCTTAATATATTTAGGGCTAAGTGGGGGTATAGATTAGTATCAGTTTTGGGAATATTTTCGATGGCTACTTTAGTCTTAGCAATGATAGTTCTAGCTCTAAATTCAGGTGACTTTTACTCGAAAATCTCAACATTAATAACAGCTAATAATCTGAATGTTACTATTCCATCATCAAGAGGGGCATTCTTGCCTTCTTCAATATCTTGGTCTGCAACATTATTTCTCTTACCATTCTTCGCGTTATACACATATCCTTGGATGCAAGCTGGACCGGCAGTTGCAGCTGAATTTAAAGGGAAGAAGACCATAAGGTGGAACTTACCGATAGCACTAATAATCACTGGAATATTAGTTACATCGGCGTTTCTTGAGATGGATTTAATCGGAGGCTATAATTTCAACTTAGAAGCCTATCCAACCTTCTTATATAACTTCTGGACAGCAGCAATAGCTGTAGCGTCGAATCCCATATTACAATGGATAATCGCATTAGGACTAATAGTGTGGAACATTTACATACTTGCCTACGGTGTTATAGTATTTGCCAGATACGTTTTTGCATTGTCCTTTGATAGAGTTTTACCAACTAAGTTTAGCGAGGTCAATAAATATGGCTCACCGGTATATGCTCACGTATTCGATCTTTCACTGACTTTAATATTGCTTTTAGTTCCGGTATTCTCAATCGGCGCAGCACTTTCCCTTTATGGTGCGACAATTCTAGGAAGTCTATATTTCCTCGTTGTAAGTGTAGCTGGTATTGCATTTGGAATCAAAGAGAAAAACTATATATTATCCACAGCAGGTGTAATTTCAGCTGGTTATTTCGCATATCTGACTTATGTGGCAGCCACTAATCCGGACTTCGGATTCATGACTTCTAGTGGACCTAACTTAGTTACAACTATATTTGTGATAGGAACCCTCGTCGTTAGTGCATTAGTATATGTTGTATCAAAGATTATTCATAAGAGGAAAGGCATTGATATAGATTTGGCATTCAAGGAAATACCGCCTGAATGA
- a CDS encoding APC family permease, producing the protein MELKKAVLSFKETYAQAMAVTAPLGSVVSTTTAAILYAGSSVIFTTFLSLLTSALWIYTLSMYTKKLASAGGYYNFNYGAWRSKKLAFLEALTEMVAYTLLNVVNVIAVYTILLVVSDILGIMIPNWVIYSIVGFSIAYPTLISFTHVKKLLGYVVTISATAEAVLLISLFFLSLSKGIHFDYFVPKFRNFGDLATAYVLTTVSISGAGAATYLGEETKKPHENVSKGMWLALIIGGVSMFLGTYAMIILWPGTMSSLANTNQPLFVEMMQYGVIAFYIAVLLSINSLLASNIGTTIGAARILFNLARENAASKIFTKVNRSGEPLVATAVIGISTAIIAVLSVSVLGITGAFTEVAAVEGVLWLLGRILDGFGAPIFYWRLNSLGIGNILIPITATVINSWGDIQSILQMDVVQLLMIIVFAGIVVSWYILKARKGFPGTLVVDENNNVITIDEYLKKIKAVNVR; encoded by the coding sequence ATGGAGCTTAAAAAAGCTGTTTTGTCGTTTAAAGAAACTTACGCTCAAGCAATGGCAGTTACTGCACCCTTAGGTAGTGTGGTTTCTACAACTACAGCAGCGATATTATATGCGGGATCTTCAGTTATATTTACCACATTCTTATCTTTACTAACAAGTGCCTTATGGATCTACACCTTGTCAATGTATACTAAAAAGCTAGCATCTGCTGGAGGATATTATAACTTTAATTACGGAGCGTGGAGAAGTAAAAAACTCGCATTTTTAGAAGCACTTACCGAAATGGTAGCTTACACTCTTTTAAACGTTGTTAACGTAATTGCAGTCTATACAATATTATTAGTTGTATCTGATATTTTAGGAATTATGATTCCAAATTGGGTAATTTACTCCATAGTTGGTTTTAGTATAGCTTATCCTACATTAATTTCCTTTACTCATGTTAAAAAATTACTTGGTTATGTCGTAACCATAAGCGCTACAGCTGAAGCCGTATTATTAATTTCGCTATTCTTCTTATCTTTAAGTAAGGGTATTCATTTCGATTATTTTGTACCTAAATTTAGGAATTTTGGAGACTTGGCTACGGCTTATGTGTTAACTACAGTAAGTATATCTGGAGCAGGCGCAGCGACCTACCTAGGTGAAGAGACAAAGAAGCCTCATGAGAATGTATCTAAAGGGATGTGGCTAGCTCTAATTATAGGTGGTGTTTCCATGTTTTTAGGAACTTATGCTATGATAATATTATGGCCTGGTACGATGAGTAGTCTTGCTAATACGAATCAACCATTATTCGTAGAAATGATGCAATATGGAGTGATTGCTTTCTATATAGCAGTACTACTATCAATTAATAGTTTGTTAGCATCTAATATAGGGACAACGATAGGTGCAGCAAGGATCCTATTTAACTTAGCAAGGGAAAACGCCGCATCTAAGATTTTTACTAAAGTTAATAGAAGTGGAGAACCATTGGTTGCAACTGCTGTAATCGGTATTTCAACAGCTATAATTGCGGTATTATCTGTTTCCGTGTTAGGTATTACTGGGGCTTTTACTGAGGTAGCCGCAGTTGAGGGAGTATTATGGCTCCTAGGTAGGATATTAGATGGTTTCGGAGCTCCAATATTCTATTGGAGGTTGAATAGTTTAGGAATAGGTAATATATTAATACCCATTACAGCAACTGTAATAAACTCTTGGGGGGACATTCAATCTATACTACAAATGGACGTCGTTCAGCTTTTAATGATTATCGTATTTGCTGGCATTGTAGTTTCTTGGTATATATTGAAGGCTAGAAAAGGATTCCCTGGAACATTAGTGGTTGATGAGAATAATAATGTGATAACTATAGATGAATACCTTAAAAAGATAAAAGCCGTAAATGTTCGTTAA
- a CDS encoding glycolate dehydrogenase — MRIISTEKVPEECKNIINVKDENLTEEDYKNAEILLTWPGRVNNDLLGKMPNLKVIQTFSAGVDDLNFSIIPSHVKVFSNAGAYSLSVAEHAWALVLALAKGVGTKKRTIVYDVSEKTLLILGGGGIGSEVARIGKVAFRNYVIGISRSFKKPEWFDERHGMGMIREKIREADIIVDTLPLNKQTRSLLNYDLLKDVRQNAIIVNVGRGETVDEEGIYKLLKERQDVRFGTDVFWRKNGKEDFYNTKLWELDNFTGTLHTAGAYGNESIMKKAMFIACLNVKKYLDKGVADNEVRREDYV, encoded by the coding sequence ATGAGGATAATATCTACAGAAAAAGTTCCAGAGGAGTGTAAAAATATAATTAATGTTAAAGATGAGAATCTAACGGAAGAAGACTATAAAAATGCAGAGATTTTGCTAACGTGGCCAGGGAGAGTAAATAATGATTTGTTAGGTAAGATGCCTAACCTTAAAGTAATACAAACGTTTTCAGCAGGAGTTGATGATCTAAATTTCTCAATAATTCCTTCTCATGTTAAAGTTTTCTCAAATGCTGGTGCTTATTCTTTATCAGTAGCTGAACATGCTTGGGCTCTAGTTTTAGCATTAGCTAAAGGCGTGGGAACTAAAAAGAGGACTATAGTTTACGACGTTTCTGAAAAAACGTTATTGATTTTAGGTGGGGGTGGCATAGGGTCTGAAGTTGCCAGAATAGGTAAAGTTGCCTTTAGAAATTATGTAATAGGTATTTCCAGATCATTCAAAAAACCTGAATGGTTTGACGAAAGGCATGGAATGGGTATGATAAGGGAAAAAATTAGAGAAGCTGATATAATTGTTGACACGTTACCTCTAAATAAGCAAACTAGGAGTCTCCTAAATTATGATCTATTAAAAGATGTAAGACAAAACGCTATAATTGTAAATGTTGGGAGAGGTGAGACTGTCGATGAAGAAGGTATTTATAAGTTACTTAAGGAGAGGCAAGACGTAAGGTTCGGAACTGATGTGTTTTGGAGAAAAAATGGTAAAGAGGATTTCTATAATACGAAGCTTTGGGAATTAGATAACTTTACTGGAACACTACATACTGCTGGGGCTTATGGTAACGAGAGTATAATGAAGAAGGCGATGTTTATAGCTTGTTTAAATGTGAAAAAGTATTTAGATAAGGGAGTAGCAGATAATGAAGTGAGAAGGGAAGATTATGTTTGA
- a CDS encoding DUF2299 domain-containing protein, giving the protein MFDKSMDKQVEEWLKELGLVATRPPQAKEFFHVIVSPPQGGPTISVVRVNDSSRFYIIAMGIGIHPSHVSALMSLNREERIKFIIDLQLEALRYGVDFVALPPNQEIPNAIQVSKPIFIDSLTANEFLNTLLNVRNAGVSIMLKFTQRFGPYEPQQQTSLKYT; this is encoded by the coding sequence ATGTTTGACAAATCGATGGACAAGCAAGTGGAGGAATGGTTGAAGGAATTAGGGCTAGTTGCAACCAGACCACCTCAGGCTAAAGAATTCTTTCACGTCATTGTATCACCTCCGCAAGGTGGGCCTACTATTAGTGTAGTGAGGGTAAATGATAGTTCAAGGTTTTATATTATAGCCATGGGAATAGGAATACATCCGTCTCATGTTAGTGCTTTAATGTCGCTTAATAGGGAGGAGAGAATCAAATTTATAATAGATTTACAATTGGAAGCTTTACGATACGGAGTGGATTTTGTAGCATTACCTCCAAATCAAGAGATTCCTAATGCCATTCAAGTATCTAAACCGATATTTATAGACAGCTTAACCGCAAACGAATTTCTCAATACTTTATTAAATGTGAGAAACGCTGGAGTTAGTATAATGCTGAAATTCACCCAAAGATTTGGTCCCTATGAACCTCAACAGCAAACTTCATTAAAGTACACATGA